One segment of Nostoc piscinale CENA21 DNA contains the following:
- a CDS encoding GAF domain-containing sensor histidine kinase, protein MVKSNFSNLIVKKDVLALLNDFAKAINYQFTVENTEGEILFGQAGENYAIAHPIEFAGEVIGWVRGSQQAVGVVSILIYALKQESEKKNLAHELLERYQEIDLLHDISIQVTASLNLRQVSRLLIQEASQLIPSTGGAILLLNQKTNFFEILAEIGSSSYLQQPIKLGEGIIGNIVQMGRGEIVNNLVAYPRYLGENKQFNSLICVPLNVEERVVGAIVIGSETAVNYTNRDLKLLSILAMQAGVAIEKALLYEQSCEAAKIAQIQAQQLQTTLHELQQTQAQLIQSEKMSSLGQLVAGIAHEINNPVNFISGNISHAQQYVDDLLRLVHIYQDNCDYIPAVQELSEEIDLDFVAEDLPKLISSMNLGIKRVREIVLSLRNFSRTEQSQMTAADIHEGIDSTLLILNNRLKTGCSKFGIEVIKNYDVIPLVECYPSQLNQVFMNILANAIDALDGQEKEGIITISTSLENGKILTNSPYIVVRIQDNGSGMTEEVRDRLFEPFFTTKPIGKGTGLGMPICRKIIEKHNGKIECFSESGQGTVFCIHIPITARKNVEVPKNMLSKGSFTFQPPINTVGAPIPTTVVNGTPVTVFTPVT, encoded by the coding sequence ATGGTTAAAAGCAATTTCAGTAATCTGATTGTAAAAAAGGATGTATTAGCTCTTCTGAATGATTTTGCTAAAGCGATAAATTATCAGTTTACTGTAGAAAATACGGAAGGCGAAATACTCTTCGGGCAAGCAGGAGAAAATTATGCGATCGCCCATCCGATAGAATTTGCTGGTGAGGTGATTGGTTGGGTACGTGGTTCACAACAGGCGGTTGGTGTTGTTTCAATCCTCATCTATGCACTCAAACAAGAATCTGAAAAGAAAAATCTCGCCCATGAACTGCTAGAAAGATATCAAGAAATTGATTTACTCCATGATATTTCGATTCAAGTAACTGCCAGTCTCAACCTGCGGCAAGTTTCTCGATTGCTCATCCAAGAAGCCTCTCAATTAATCCCTTCTACTGGTGGTGCAATTTTATTATTAAATCAAAAAACAAATTTTTTTGAAATTCTCGCAGAAATTGGCAGCAGCAGTTATCTCCAACAACCGATAAAATTAGGCGAAGGCATTATTGGCAATATAGTGCAGATGGGACGAGGGGAAATTGTGAACAATCTTGTTGCTTATCCCAGATATCTTGGAGAAAATAAACAATTCAATTCGTTAATTTGTGTTCCTTTAAATGTGGAAGAACGGGTAGTTGGGGCAATTGTCATTGGTAGCGAAACTGCGGTTAATTATACTAACCGAGACTTAAAACTATTAAGTATATTGGCAATGCAGGCGGGAGTGGCGATCGAAAAAGCCTTGCTCTATGAACAAAGTTGTGAAGCGGCAAAAATCGCCCAAATCCAAGCGCAACAACTCCAAACTACACTGCATGAATTACAACAAACACAAGCACAGTTAATTCAAAGTGAAAAAATGTCAAGTTTAGGACAATTAGTTGCTGGAATTGCCCATGAAATTAATAATCCAGTTAACTTTATTAGTGGGAATATTAGCCACGCTCAACAATATGTTGATGATTTATTGCGTCTAGTACATATTTATCAAGATAACTGTGATTATATTCCAGCAGTTCAAGAACTCAGCGAAGAAATTGACTTAGACTTTGTTGCAGAAGATTTACCAAAACTGATCAGTTCCATGAATTTAGGCATTAAGCGTGTCCGTGAGATTGTGTTATCGTTACGCAACTTTTCTCGCACCGAGCAATCACAAATGACCGCAGCCGATATTCATGAAGGTATTGATAGTACTTTGCTAATCTTGAACAATCGCTTAAAGACAGGCTGTAGCAAATTCGGAATTGAAGTCATCAAAAATTATGATGTCATACCTTTAGTTGAGTGTTATCCCAGCCAACTAAATCAGGTATTTATGAATATTCTAGCTAATGCGATCGATGCCTTAGACGGTCAAGAAAAAGAAGGGATTATTACTATTAGCACCTCATTAGAAAATGGCAAAATATTGACAAATTCTCCATATATAGTCGTTCGGATTCAAGATAATGGCTCAGGAATGACCGAAGAAGTGCGCGATCGCCTTTTTGAACCATTCTTCACCACCAAACCCATTGGTAAAGGTACTGGTTTAGGAATGCCCATTTGTCGCAAAATTATCGAAAAGCATAACGGTAAAATAGAATGCTTCTCTGAATCCGGACAAGGTACAGTTTTCTGCATTCACATTCCTATTACGGCTCGCAAGAATGTCGAAGTCCCAAAAAATATGCTGAGTAAAGGCTCTTTTACCTTTCAGCCACCAATTAACACCGTCGGCGCACCTATACCCACAACTGTAGTCAATGGCACACCAGTTACAGTATTCACTCCAGTTACCTGA
- a CDS encoding PAAR domain-containing protein — protein sequence MFPAARLTDLTVTGDPITGPGVPNVLIAGLPAACVGDLVAGPVVTGSIVMGSFTVLIGGRPAARVTSQVTGVNTVTGVPLTTVVGIGAPTVLIGG from the coding sequence ATGTTTCCCGCAGCAAGATTAACTGATTTAACTGTCACAGGCGATCCGATTACTGGGCCTGGTGTGCCGAATGTTTTAATTGCAGGTTTACCCGCAGCTTGTGTTGGCGATTTAGTGGCGGGGCCTGTGGTGACTGGCAGTATTGTCATGGGGTCTTTTACGGTCTTGATTGGTGGTAGACCTGCGGCGCGAGTGACTTCTCAGGTAACTGGAGTGAATACTGTAACTGGTGTGCCATTGACTACAGTTGTGGGTATAGGTGCGCCGACGGTGTTAATTGGTGGCTGA